A genomic region of Barnesiella viscericola DSM 18177 contains the following coding sequences:
- the atpB gene encoding F0F1 ATP synthase subunit A: MRKQIAYIVAFLMMAFSFNLSAQETSGTEETKAFNPKETIFKHLLDEYSWELPFSHEHKISLPVIVRDYKGDWKVFWSSRLEHGQQYEGFYIAQDGPNKGKVESVDDQGNRYRPLDLSITKNVLALIIAALLCMWCVLSVAHWYKKKHYKAPRKGVGAIEFLIEFVYTGVIKSTLGDKAPRFAPYLLTIFFFILLMNLLGLIVIFPGGANLTGNIAVTMVLALCTFIVVNVKGTKEYWKETFWPDVPLWLKFPLPIMPLIEVFGIFTKPAALMVRLFANMMGGHMIILSLISLIFIFGAFGAVVVGGTTVISVLFSLFMLMIDTLVSFIQAYVFTMLSTLFISLAQVEGHHEGKTEKVEK, encoded by the coding sequence ATGAGAAAACAAATCGCATACATAGTAGCCTTTCTGATGATGGCCTTTTCGTTCAACCTGTCGGCTCAGGAGACGAGCGGGACGGAAGAGACGAAAGCCTTCAATCCGAAAGAGACGATTTTTAAGCACCTGCTCGATGAATATAGCTGGGAGTTGCCTTTCTCGCACGAGCATAAGATTTCGCTCCCGGTTATTGTGAGAGACTACAAGGGCGACTGGAAGGTATTCTGGTCGAGCCGTCTCGAACATGGACAGCAGTACGAAGGGTTCTATATCGCTCAGGACGGCCCCAACAAGGGCAAGGTCGAGAGTGTCGACGACCAGGGCAACCGCTATCGGCCACTCGACCTGTCGATCACGAAAAACGTGCTGGCCTTGATTATCGCCGCCCTGTTGTGCATGTGGTGTGTGCTTTCGGTAGCCCACTGGTACAAGAAGAAACACTACAAGGCACCCCGCAAGGGGGTAGGGGCCATCGAGTTCCTCATCGAGTTTGTCTATACCGGAGTCATCAAGAGCACGCTGGGTGACAAGGCGCCGCGCTTTGCCCCCTATCTGCTCACGATATTCTTCTTCATCTTGCTGATGAACCTCTTGGGGCTGATTGTCATCTTCCCCGGTGGCGCCAACCTGACGGGTAACATCGCCGTTACCATGGTGCTGGCCCTGTGTACCTTTATCGTGGTCAACGTGAAGGGAACCAAAGAGTATTGGAAAGAGACCTTCTGGCCCGATGTGCCTCTGTGGTTGAAGTTCCCGCTGCCCATCATGCCGCTCATTGAGGTGTTCGGAATCTTCACCAAACCGGCGGCCCTCATGGTCCGTCTCTTTGCCAACATGATGGGAGGACACATGATTATCCTGTCGCTCATCTCGCTCATCTTCATCTTCGGAGCCTTTGGCGCCGTCGTGGTAGGCGGGACGACCGTAATCTCGGTGCTCTTCTCGCTGTTCATGCTCATGATCGATACGCTGGTATCGTTCATTCAAGCCTATGTATTTACGATGCTGTCGACCCTGTTCATCTCGTTGGCACAGGTCGAGGGGCATCACGAAGGAAAAACAGAAAAAGTAGAAAAATAA
- the atpE gene encoding ATP synthase F0 subunit C translates to MLGMILLQAAAGASLAKLGACIGAGIAAIGAGVGIGKIGSSAMDAIARQPEASGDIRSNMIVIAALVEGVALFAVIVCVMSLFI, encoded by the coding sequence ATGTTAGGAATGATTTTATTACAAGCAGCAGCCGGTGCAAGTCTGGCTAAATTGGGTGCATGTATTGGTGCTGGTATCGCAGCTATCGGAGCCGGTGTAGGTATCGGTAAGATTGGTTCGTCGGCTATGGACGCTATCGCTCGTCAGCCCGAAGCCAGCGGTGATATCCGAAGCAACATGATTGTGATTGCCGCCCTGGTAGAAGGTGTGGCCCTGTTTGCTGTGATTGTTTGCGTGATGTCTTTGTTCATCTAA
- the atpF gene encoding F0F1 ATP synthase subunit B — MELFTPEIGLVFWMFVVFVILFVILAKFGWPYILRSLDERAEFIDKGVEYAQEAKSHLDNAQAEAKALLVEAQKQQMEILHEAAQMKTQIIEEARQAASVEAKKVMDAAAVSIEQARKESELQFRREVSQFALQIAEKMMRKQLSDDKTQVEMVDKLLNEIENQN, encoded by the coding sequence ATGGAACTGTTCACGCCCGAAATAGGCTTGGTATTTTGGATGTTCGTTGTCTTCGTCATCCTCTTTGTCATACTCGCCAAGTTCGGCTGGCCCTACATTTTGCGCAGCCTCGACGAACGAGCCGAGTTCATTGACAAGGGGGTGGAGTATGCCCAGGAGGCCAAATCTCACCTGGACAACGCACAGGCCGAAGCCAAAGCTCTTTTGGTCGAAGCGCAGAAACAACAAATGGAGATTCTGCACGAAGCTGCCCAGATGAAGACTCAGATTATTGAGGAAGCACGTCAGGCAGCCTCGGTAGAAGCTAAAAAAGTGATGGACGCTGCGGCCGTGTCGATCGAGCAGGCCCGCAAAGAGTCGGAACTCCAATTCCGCCGCGAAGTGAGCCAGTTTGCCCTGCAAATTGCCGAGAAGATGATGCGCAAGCAACTCTCCGACGACAAGACCCAGGTCGAAATGGTCGACAAACTGTTGAATGAAATTGAGAATCAAAACTAA
- a CDS encoding F0F1 ATP synthase subunit delta: protein MNEGLIPNRYAKALYKYAQEHGVAEAIYEEMKRLDDAFKAHPEFSKVLGNPALSPSDKVRVLSSAFGEKPDDYLLRFVQLVIKNRRETFVRSIGLAYQDIYRRANHIARVTITTATALNKEVLGRIGDLMKKQTDKTLEFVYEIDPTLIGGFILRVDSMQLDASVNSELKKLRLKLLNSK, encoded by the coding sequence ATGAACGAGGGGTTAATACCGAATAGATATGCGAAAGCTCTCTACAAATACGCCCAGGAACATGGTGTGGCCGAGGCGATTTATGAAGAGATGAAACGCCTTGATGACGCCTTTAAGGCGCATCCCGAGTTTTCAAAAGTATTGGGTAACCCGGCTCTTTCTCCTTCGGACAAGGTACGGGTGCTGTCGTCGGCTTTCGGTGAAAAGCCCGACGATTATCTGCTCCGTTTCGTTCAGTTAGTTATCAAGAACCGTCGCGAAACGTTTGTAAGGTCTATCGGACTGGCCTACCAGGATATCTATCGCCGGGCCAACCACATTGCCCGCGTGACGATAACCACCGCCACCGCCTTGAACAAGGAGGTGCTGGGCCGCATCGGCGACCTTATGAAAAAGCAAACGGACAAGACGCTGGAATTTGTTTATGAAATAGATCCCACCCTCATCGGCGGATTTATTTTGCGCGTGGATTCGATGCAATTAGATGCTTCGGTCAATAGTGAATTAAAAAAATTGCGTTTGAAATTGCTAAACAGCAAGTGA
- the atpA gene encoding F0F1 ATP synthase subunit alpha: protein MIKPSEISDILKKQLDEVDSKINFEEVGTVLEVGDGVAHVYGLDNVRSSELIEFENGVHGVAMNLEESNVGVILLDNVDKVTENMTARRTGEIASLPVGEGLLGRVINTLGEPIDGAGPIQGDLIRMPLERKAPGVIFRQPVKQPLQTGIKAIDSMVPIGRGQRELIIGDRQIGKTAIAIDTIINQRDNYKNGTPLYCIYVAIGQKASSVAALVNTLREHGALDYTVVLAANASDSAAMRYYAPFAGAAIGEYFRDRGCHALVIYDDLSKQAVAYREISLILRRPSGREAYPGDIFYLHSRLLERAAKIIENDEVAASMNDLPEVLKPMVKGGGSLTALPIIETQAGDVSAYIPTNVISITDGQIFLETALFNQGVRPAINVGISVSRVGGSAQVKAMKKIAGTLKIDQAQFRELESFTKFGGDVDPVTAMTIDKGRKNERILIQPQYSPVPVEEEIAIIYCGTQGLLHNVPLDKVAEFEKLYLQILKSKYSHEVLDELRAGHLDDKISALMTEVATEVANRFKA from the coding sequence ATGATAAAACCCAGTGAAATATCGGATATATTAAAGAAACAACTCGACGAGGTCGACTCCAAAATCAATTTTGAAGAAGTAGGTACTGTTCTCGAAGTTGGTGATGGTGTGGCTCACGTGTACGGGCTCGACAATGTGCGTTCCAGCGAATTGATCGAGTTTGAAAACGGCGTACACGGCGTGGCCATGAACTTGGAGGAGAGCAATGTGGGTGTCATCTTGCTCGATAACGTTGACAAGGTTACCGAGAACATGACCGCCCGCCGCACCGGCGAAATTGCCTCTCTGCCCGTGGGCGAAGGATTGCTCGGCCGAGTTATCAATACGTTGGGTGAACCTATCGATGGCGCAGGTCCCATTCAAGGCGACCTTATCAGAATGCCCCTCGAGCGCAAGGCTCCGGGTGTAATCTTCCGCCAACCGGTAAAGCAACCCTTGCAGACCGGTATCAAGGCCATCGACTCGATGGTGCCCATCGGCCGCGGACAACGTGAGCTGATTATCGGCGACCGCCAGATCGGTAAGACGGCGATTGCCATCGACACGATTATCAACCAGCGGGACAATTACAAGAACGGGACTCCCCTCTATTGTATCTATGTGGCTATCGGACAGAAAGCCTCGTCGGTAGCCGCGCTGGTCAATACCTTGCGGGAACATGGAGCCCTCGACTATACCGTCGTGCTGGCCGCCAACGCCTCCGACTCGGCTGCGATGCGCTACTATGCACCGTTTGCCGGTGCCGCCATCGGCGAGTATTTCAGAGACCGCGGTTGCCACGCATTGGTCATCTACGACGACCTCTCGAAACAGGCCGTAGCCTATCGTGAGATTTCGTTGATTCTGCGTCGTCCCTCAGGTCGTGAAGCCTACCCGGGCGATATCTTCTACCTGCACTCCCGTCTGCTCGAGCGTGCCGCCAAGATTATCGAGAACGACGAGGTAGCCGCTTCGATGAACGACCTGCCCGAGGTATTGAAGCCGATGGTAAAAGGTGGCGGTTCGTTGACGGCCCTGCCTATTATCGAGACCCAGGCCGGTGACGTGTCGGCCTATATCCCTACCAACGTGATTTCGATTACCGACGGTCAGATATTCTTGGAGACCGCCCTCTTCAACCAGGGTGTGCGTCCCGCCATCAACGTGGGTATCTCGGTTTCGCGTGTGGGTGGTAGTGCCCAGGTGAAGGCCATGAAGAAGATTGCCGGTACGTTGAAGATCGACCAGGCCCAGTTCCGTGAGCTCGAATCGTTCACCAAGTTCGGTGGCGACGTCGACCCGGTAACCGCCATGACCATCGACAAGGGCCGCAAGAACGAGCGTATCCTCATACAGCCCCAGTATTCGCCGGTGCCCGTCGAGGAGGAGATTGCCATCATCTATTGCGGTACGCAAGGATTGTTGCACAACGTACCTCTCGACAAGGTAGCCGAGTTTGAGAAATTGTATTTGCAGATATTGAAATCAAAATATAGCCACGAGGTTTTGGACGAACTGCGGGCCGGACATCTCGACGACAAGATTTCCGCCCTCATGACCGAGGTCGCTACCGAGGTGGCTAATCGATTTAAGGCATAA
- the atpG gene encoding ATP synthase F1 subunit gamma, with the protein MASMRDLKGRIGSVASSEKITGAMKMISSAKMHKADLALRRVRPFRDQIQRTINHLISADAEYSSPLTEVRPVKRRAVVVLSSDEGLCGAFNMNLFKRTLEVINQGREEAGNSVMFVVYPIGKKASQFAHKLVGEGVEIAMTDYMTAKSPGEDIARFTNELTRDFVAGKIDEIEVVYTHYKSASKQTLATRRLLPIAADDLAAGEKVERNKPYLFEPDVNTIYNEILPLYVLSNMQEAICSNRVSEQAARVMAMQSANDNAKELLDDLQLEYNKLRQQSITAELLDIAGGRVD; encoded by the coding sequence ATGGCATCAATGCGCGACTTGAAAGGAAGAATCGGCTCGGTCGCTTCTTCCGAAAAAATAACCGGTGCGATGAAGATGATTTCGTCGGCCAAGATGCACAAGGCCGATTTGGCTTTGCGTCGTGTGCGGCCGTTCCGGGATCAGATTCAGCGTACCATCAATCATCTTATTTCTGCCGATGCAGAGTATAGTTCACCGCTCACCGAGGTGCGTCCCGTGAAGCGGAGGGCCGTAGTCGTGCTCAGTTCGGACGAGGGATTGTGTGGCGCATTCAACATGAATCTGTTTAAACGCACGCTCGAAGTCATCAACCAGGGGCGCGAAGAGGCCGGTAATTCCGTGATGTTTGTTGTTTATCCGATAGGAAAGAAAGCCTCTCAATTTGCCCATAAACTGGTGGGCGAGGGTGTGGAGATTGCCATGACCGATTATATGACGGCCAAGAGCCCGGGTGAGGACATAGCCCGTTTTACCAACGAGCTTACCCGCGACTTCGTGGCCGGCAAAATCGACGAAATAGAGGTCGTATATACCCATTACAAAAGCGCCAGTAAACAGACGTTGGCCACACGTCGGCTGTTGCCGATTGCCGCCGACGATTTGGCCGCCGGCGAGAAGGTCGAGCGCAACAAGCCCTATTTGTTCGAGCCCGACGTGAACACCATTTATAATGAGATACTGCCGCTTTATGTCTTGTCGAACATGCAGGAAGCCATCTGCTCCAACCGGGTCTCCGAACAGGCTGCCCGGGTGATGGCCATGCAGTCGGCAAACGACAATGCCAAGGAACTGTTGGACGACCTGCAACTCGAATACAACAAGCTGCGTCAGCAGAGCATTACGGCCGAGTTGCTGGATATCGCAGGAGGACGAGTAGATTGA
- a CDS encoding NuoI/complex I 23 kDa subunit family protein has protein sequence MGSFKNYMTSFWKGLLSLLQGMEVTGKYFLSRKVTEQYPENRATLKIPERFRGTLTLIYDENGQHKCVACGICQMNCPNGTIKIEASKITTEDGKTKRVLDKYVYDLGSCTFCQMCVSTCPHHAIKFTNEFEHAVFRREKLVKILNHTDNPTEK, from the coding sequence ATGGGAAGTTTTAAAAATTACATGACATCTTTCTGGAAAGGATTGCTGAGCCTTCTGCAAGGAATGGAAGTGACCGGTAAATACTTCTTGAGCCGGAAAGTTACCGAACAGTATCCCGAAAACCGGGCGACCTTGAAAATCCCCGAGCGTTTCAGAGGGACATTGACCTTGATTTACGATGAAAACGGGCAGCACAAATGTGTGGCTTGCGGTATCTGTCAGATGAATTGCCCCAACGGGACAATCAAAATCGAGGCCTCGAAGATTACCACCGAAGATGGTAAGACCAAAAGAGTGTTAGATAAATATGTGTATGACCTGGGTAGTTGCACCTTCTGCCAGATGTGTGTGTCTACGTGTCCTCACCACGCCATCAAGTTCACCAACGAATTTGAGCACGCCGTTTTCCGTCGTGAGAAACTGGTGAAGATTCTCAATCATACCGATAACCCAACCGAAAAATAA
- a CDS encoding NADH-quinone oxidoreductase subunit J family protein: protein MEQIANQVIFGLLALVIVVCSILTVTTRRILRAATYLLFVLFATAGIYFQLDFTFLGAVQLAVYAGGIVVLFVFSILLTSHPGDKATLLSSKKRVVGLIASIFGAIVCGYTLLTYPFFTKPLTSVITGEVDMKVIGHALMGVEKYQYLLPFEAISVLLLACIIGGIMIARKR from the coding sequence ATGGAACAAATAGCAAATCAAGTTATCTTCGGCTTGCTTGCATTGGTCATCGTGGTGTGTTCGATTCTGACCGTCACCACCCGACGCATTCTGCGGGCAGCCACTTACCTCCTGTTCGTTCTGTTTGCGACAGCCGGTATTTATTTCCAGCTTGACTTTACCTTCTTGGGCGCCGTACAGCTTGCCGTCTATGCCGGCGGTATTGTGGTGCTGTTTGTCTTCTCGATTCTGTTGACGAGTCACCCCGGAGACAAGGCGACGTTGCTCTCTTCCAAGAAACGCGTAGTCGGGCTCATTGCTTCGATATTCGGCGCCATCGTGTGCGGCTATACGCTGCTCACCTATCCGTTCTTCACCAAGCCGCTCACCAGTGTCATCACCGGCGAGGTCGACATGAAGGTGATAGGCCATGCGCTCATGGGGGTAGAGAAGTACCAGTATCTGCTGCCCTTTGAAGCAATCAGTGTGTTGTTACTGGCATGTATCATCGGTGGCATTATGATTGCCCGTAAAAGATAA
- the nuoK gene encoding NADH-quinone oxidoreductase subunit NuoK, whose product MEIPMIAYLVVSTIMFFAGVYGFVTRKNMLAMLISLELMLNAADINFVVFNRYLYPEALEGFFFTLFAIGIAAAETALAIAIIINIFRHIRNVDVHNLDKMKY is encoded by the coding sequence ATGGAAATACCAATGATTGCCTATTTGGTGGTAAGTACCATCATGTTTTTTGCCGGGGTTTACGGGTTTGTGACACGTAAGAATATGCTGGCGATGCTCATTTCGCTCGAATTGATGCTCAATGCGGCCGACATCAACTTTGTGGTGTTCAACCGTTACCTTTATCCCGAGGCCTTGGAGGGATTCTTCTTCACCCTCTTTGCAATAGGTATTGCCGCTGCCGAGACAGCGCTTGCCATTGCAATCATTATCAACATCTTCCGCCACATTCGGAATGTTGACGTGCATAACCTTGATAAAATGAAATATTGA
- the nuoL gene encoding NADH-quinone oxidoreductase subunit L produces MEYSVIILLLPLCMFLFLGLVGHKLSERVAGVLGTLGLTVTAVLAYMVAFNYFTMPRNAEGVFETLQPVNFEWLRFTEQLHIDLGILLDPISVMMLVVITTVSLMVHIYSMGYMHGEKGFQRYYAFLSLFSFSMLGLVVATNIFQMYIFWELVGVSSYLLIGFYYTKPAAVSASKKAFIVTRFADLGFLIGILILSFFTETFDFQTLMSNPTSLVTETAGMTFMGCSVAAWAMALIFMGGAGKSAMFPLHIWLPDAMEGPTPVSALIHAATMVVAGVYLVARLFPMYCAVPEVLDLITWVGAITALYAAVVACVQTDIKRVLAFSTISQIAFMMVALGVAFDTDLHAGLGYMASMFHLFTHAMFKALLFLGAGCIIHAVHSNEMSEMGNLHKYMPVTHITFLIACLAIAGIPPFSGFFSKDEILTAAFEKSTLWGVWMTAVAGLTAFYMFRLYYRIFWWSKPSYEHHTPHEAPKTMYLPLVFLALVTCVAGFIPFGEFVSVNGEAYHIHLDWSVATTSIIVAVVAIALATWMYLSENSKPKALADKFRALHTAAYHRFYMDELYMWVTHKIIFQHICRPIAWFDRHIVDGTMNMLATVTNGVSYGIRKLQSGYIQWYVWVFIMGALLIAVLAMCF; encoded by the coding sequence ATGGAATATTCAGTTATAATACTTTTACTCCCGCTTTGCATGTTCCTCTTTCTGGGACTTGTGGGGCATAAGTTGAGCGAACGCGTTGCCGGCGTGTTGGGAACCCTCGGGTTGACCGTTACCGCCGTGCTGGCCTACATGGTAGCGTTCAACTATTTTACTATGCCGCGCAATGCCGAAGGCGTTTTTGAGACTTTGCAGCCGGTTAACTTCGAGTGGTTGCGCTTTACCGAGCAACTGCATATCGACCTGGGTATCTTGCTGGACCCCATCTCGGTCATGATGCTGGTGGTTATCACCACGGTTTCGCTCATGGTACACATTTACAGTATGGGCTACATGCATGGTGAGAAGGGCTTCCAACGCTATTATGCCTTCTTGTCGCTGTTCAGCTTCTCCATGTTGGGACTGGTTGTGGCCACAAACATTTTCCAGATGTATATCTTCTGGGAGCTGGTGGGTGTATCGTCCTACCTGCTTATCGGATTTTACTATACCAAACCGGCTGCGGTTTCGGCTTCGAAGAAAGCCTTTATCGTTACCCGTTTTGCCGACCTGGGCTTCCTGATCGGTATCCTTATCCTCTCGTTCTTTACCGAGACGTTCGATTTCCAGACTCTGATGTCGAATCCCACGTCGCTGGTAACCGAGACGGCCGGCATGACCTTCATGGGTTGCTCGGTAGCCGCCTGGGCCATGGCGCTCATCTTCATGGGTGGTGCCGGTAAGTCGGCCATGTTCCCGTTACACATCTGGTTGCCCGATGCCATGGAGGGTCCTACTCCGGTATCGGCCTTGATCCACGCCGCTACGATGGTGGTTGCCGGTGTCTATCTGGTAGCCCGGCTCTTCCCCATGTACTGCGCCGTGCCCGAGGTGCTCGACCTCATTACTTGGGTGGGTGCCATCACGGCACTCTACGCCGCAGTCGTTGCTTGTGTGCAAACCGATATCAAACGGGTGTTAGCCTTCTCGACCATTTCGCAAATTGCCTTTATGATGGTGGCTCTGGGTGTGGCCTTCGACACCGACCTGCACGCCGGTCTCGGCTACATGGCCTCCATGTTCCACCTCTTCACGCACGCCATGTTCAAGGCGCTGCTCTTCCTCGGTGCCGGTTGCATTATCCATGCCGTTCACTCCAACGAGATGTCCGAGATGGGCAACCTGCACAAATATATGCCGGTGACTCACATCACCTTCCTGATTGCCTGTTTGGCCATCGCCGGTATTCCTCCCTTCTCGGGCTTCTTCAGTAAGGACGAGATTCTTACGGCCGCCTTCGAGAAGAGCACATTGTGGGGTGTATGGATGACGGCTGTGGCCGGTCTCACCGCCTTCTACATGTTCCGTCTCTACTACCGCATCTTCTGGTGGAGCAAACCTTCGTATGAGCACCACACGCCGCACGAAGCTCCCAAGACGATGTATCTGCCGCTGGTATTCCTGGCATTGGTTACCTGCGTGGCCGGTTTCATTCCCTTCGGCGAGTTCGTATCGGTAAACGGCGAGGCCTATCACATTCACCTCGATTGGTCGGTAGCTACGACGAGTATTATCGTAGCCGTTGTCGCCATTGCCCTGGCCACCTGGATGTATCTCTCGGAGAACTCCAAGCCCAAAGCCCTGGCCGACAAGTTCCGCGCCCTGCACACGGCAGCTTACCACCGCTTCTACATGGACGAACTTTACATGTGGGTTACCCACAAGATTATATTCCAGCATATCTGCCGGCCCATCGCCTGGTTCGACCGTCATATCGTTGATGGCACGATGAATATGTTGGCTACCGTTACCAACGGAGTTTCCTACGGCATACGCAAGTTGCAGTCGGGATATATCCAATGGTATGTATGGGTATTCATTATGGGCGCATTGTTGATTGCCGTACTGGCCATGTGCTTTTAA
- a CDS encoding complex I subunit 4 family protein, with translation MNFLSLFVLIPLLMMLGLWIARDMKQIRTVAVIGSTLLLALSVYTLVEFLAERAAGNTATMLFTDSRMWYAPLNIHYAVGVDGVSVAMLLLSSIIVFAGVFASWKINPLPKEFFLWFMLLSTGVFGFFISVDLFTMFMFYEVALIPMYLLIGVWGSGRKNYSAMKLTLMLMGGSALLMIGILGIYYQSGLHSMNVVDIAEHGNIPMNWQYFLFPMTFVGFGVLGAMFPFHTWSPDGHASAPTAVSMLHAGVLMKLGGYGCFRVAIYLMPQAANELAWIFLILTGISVVYGAFSACVQTDLKYINAYSSVSHCGLVLFAILMLNTTAMTGAVMQMLSHGLMTALFFALIGMIYGRTHTRDIREMGGLMQIMPFLSVGYVIAGLASLGLPGLSGFVAEMTIFVGSFEHTDTFHRVFTIVACTSIVITAVYILRVVGKLLYGAVQNEHHRELTDAEWWERLSVITLIVCVVAIGSFPHWISDLIRGGVEPITNLLSQAL, from the coding sequence ATGAATTTTCTATCATTATTTGTGCTTATCCCTCTCTTGATGATGCTGGGTCTCTGGATCGCAAGAGATATGAAACAGATACGAACGGTAGCGGTTATTGGTTCAACCTTATTGTTGGCGTTGTCCGTTTACACTCTCGTTGAGTTTCTGGCCGAACGCGCTGCTGGAAATACAGCGACGATGTTGTTTACCGATAGCCGCATGTGGTATGCTCCGCTGAACATTCACTACGCTGTCGGCGTGGACGGTGTATCGGTGGCCATGTTGCTGCTCTCGTCCATTATAGTTTTTGCCGGAGTCTTCGCTTCGTGGAAAATCAACCCCCTGCCCAAGGAGTTCTTCTTGTGGTTCATGTTGCTTTCGACGGGTGTGTTTGGCTTCTTCATCTCGGTCGACCTCTTCACGATGTTCATGTTCTACGAGGTGGCCCTTATCCCCATGTACCTGCTGATTGGCGTTTGGGGCAGCGGCCGCAAGAACTATTCGGCCATGAAACTGACGCTGATGCTGATGGGTGGTTCGGCCCTGCTGATGATCGGTATCCTGGGCATCTACTACCAATCGGGTCTCCACTCGATGAATGTGGTCGACATTGCCGAGCACGGTAATATCCCCATGAACTGGCAATATTTCCTCTTCCCGATGACCTTTGTGGGATTCGGTGTGCTGGGAGCCATGTTCCCGTTCCACACTTGGTCGCCCGACGGTCACGCTTCGGCGCCCACGGCCGTGTCGATGTTGCACGCCGGTGTACTGATGAAGCTGGGTGGTTACGGCTGCTTCCGGGTAGCCATCTACCTCATGCCCCAGGCTGCCAACGAACTGGCTTGGATATTCCTGATCTTGACCGGTATCAGTGTCGTTTACGGTGCGTTCAGTGCTTGTGTACAGACCGACTTGAAATACATCAACGCCTACTCTTCGGTAAGTCACTGCGGTCTGGTGCTCTTCGCAATCCTCATGCTCAATACCACGGCCATGACCGGTGCGGTGATGCAGATGCTCTCGCACGGTTTGATGACGGCCCTCTTCTTTGCCCTCATCGGTATGATTTACGGTCGTACCCACACCCGTGATATTCGCGAGATGGGCGGCTTGATGCAAATCATGCCGTTCCTGTCGGTAGGTTACGTGATTGCCGGTTTGGCTTCGCTGGGTCTTCCGGGATTGAGCGGATTCGTGGCCGAGATGACCATCTTTGTCGGTTCGTTCGAGCATACCGATACTTTCCACCGGGTATTTACGATTGTCGCTTGTACCTCGATTGTGATTACGGCGGTCTATATTCTGCGCGTGGTTGGGAAACTGTTGTACGGTGCCGTTCAAAACGAACACCATCGCGAGTTGACCGATGCCGAATGGTGGGAACGCCTCTCGGTCATCACCCTTATCGTGTGTGTGGTTGCCATCGGTAGCTTCCCCCACTGGATCTCCGATCTGATTCGTGGCGGTGTGGAACCTATTACTAATTTGTTGTCTCAAGCTCTTTAA